tttggtgatttgaacattaataacggctatgagaaatcaaACACCCCGCCTTTAAAACAGGGTGTGTGTCTGTACGAAGGCACTAAGTGTTTCTTTATAGTGCAACAGCGCCATCCATTGACCTGGCATGCATAATAAagcgtttttatttgtttgctcaGATCCGAGTAAATGCAGATTCTTTTGATAACACTGTCATGTGTacatgaaacttttcaaaaatgcaaaggaaaaagttttcagtttttcatcgTGTAAACGTAGTCTTTAAGGCACAACTAGTGACACAGAGACTAAGAGACTATCCAACGTAATCTCATGGCAATTTAAAACTCTTTAACAAGGTGCCTTGATTATTGTTTTACTAGTAACACCCCTATGTGtaattgaacacaaaggaaaaaagaatacaaataCATTATGTCTGTTCACATCGGGATTCATTTTCGAGTCAATGCGCTAAACGTTTGATTAAACAATCCAAAGTGGCTCTATTTCTGCAAATCGCATGAGAAGCTCACAGCAACTGATGTGAGGAAGAACTCCTCTTACTGTGAACAGCCTTTAAACTGTAGAAATAGACTGTGGCATTGGTTTCCTTACCTGAAGTCGGGGATTTGCATCTCTCTTCCGGAGCAGCAGGTCCTTCATTTCCATCACAAAGACCTGtcgaaaacaaacacatgtaaaaAGAAGAGCCAGGCAGAAAACATctcaaaatcaacacaaaacacacaagaaagTGAAACGGAAGAATGCAGACGGATataaagagaagaaaaagacCTTGATGGGTGTGTGTGACTTACTGATGTAAGACGAACGAAGCTTTTTCACAGATTCACAATAAAAGTTAGAGAGTCCGGACATGCAAGACTTCTTATGAAGAGTGTCTTTGTGAAACcacagagagagatggataTTGAAAGGGTGAGACAAAACATTGACACAAATCCAACAGCTCGAAGGCCTTTGAACACCAAGAGACAACAGACTGGACACGGAACAGTTTAGTGACATTAAGTCAACATCTCCGACATTAGCCAGGCACAAATCATCCATTCAAATCTACTCAAAACTATCAGTTATGATTGTGACACAACTGATGTGTGAGCAACCAATTATCAGTACTGGATGTGAATTCAGTCTGTTGGGCTCCAAGTGTGTCAAAGATTAAAACTCAGACGAGTAAACAACAAAGAGAAACAACATGCAGACAGAAATCAGACATCATTCTGTGAGATTAGGGGCAGGCGGTCAGAGATGCGTCACACCTTGTATACCGTTTGCTTTTACAGTAGGGCTGAAACtaaccttatttttttattcgaTTATTTGAGTCATTATTTCTTTGATAAATTGTAATTACAATATTTGCTTATAATAAGTAAATCAGATATGGGAAAAGTATACACAACTGTAGCCTTCTCCCAAAATGTTGTGAATGTCTCTATTAACACACCAGGTGAGATGATTCAGGTGTGTCATATAAGAAGCAACTGACAATAGTCCCAAATGTGGGTCGGccaaggaaatattttttttatacccataaaaagtgagatatttgtcattcaaatgtagtgaagtacagtaaaaaggaaaataaaaaatgtgtactcaaatttataaaatactcaaaaattatacttaagtacagtactGAAGTAAATGTTCTTCGTTACTTCCCACCTCTGAACTAAATAAACCACCAAATCAGGGTATTAAGACTATTATGTGCTTTGCAAAGTGCAAACGCCACAAATTGTGTTTTACTAATATACGCAGCTCATGCTGCATGGAGAGACACGTCTAAAACCATCATTTTAAAAGGGAACAAGACGCGCTTGATTTATAACTGCGCAGCTCGCAAGTGACGTTACAGACCAACTAATCGATAATAAAATTCATTGATAACACATTTCATTATggattattttcaattttatcgattagttgttgcagccctactaTACAGTAATAATCATGTCGGCGagtcacagagagagacagacagcaaCATCCATGCAATGGTTATTGTTAGTTAGAAGTTGACGGTTAGTTAAAGGCGAGGCTAGGTTGACGCTCACCTGCAGAGGGCTGTCTGGCTTTGCGTGGTGAGTGAGGCTGTCTCTGGTGAGGATCCGACGGTGAGTAGAGTTCAGCCATGCTCACGTTAAGAAGAAGAGTTTTCTGGATGTAATCGACTACGGCAAGACCATAACCGTTACCAAAAACAACTCTGTGCAacacaagacaaataaatgAGACAAATACGTAAAACTTTAATATCATCATTCTGGTAAACGAGCGACCTACAGGCCATACGCGGAGTTGATAGATAGGCTGGTGATGGGCTGTGGGGGCTCCCCGCTGACCCACACCAGCTGAATGACCAGCTCAACCTGATAACCTGGAGACTGCTTGAGAGGGGAACTTCTAACCCTGCTCACACACAACATAAAGCAGAAGGTCAAACGAACACAGCCCAACTAAGAGTTAGCATCCTCCTGTAGGCAAACACACAGGTGACGTACTTGAGACAGGGCACGTTGTCTCGGAGACCATCAGAGGAGTTGTTGCTGCTGGTGGAGGGGTGGGATTGAGGCAGGCTGCTCTGGGGGCTGGATGAGGTTCCTGGAGTGGAAACGGTGGATTGCTCACCTGGGCCCTCTGGAGACTCCACATCATTCAGCTCACACTGCATACGCATCTCCAGAAGCTACATACAGAGAGGGCAAGTGTTATTTACTTCGtacacaaattcacacactATAGAGACTAAAGTATTAGAACGCCCCTTCCTAATAATCATGTTGATCAattcaaagaaagatatttggaagaatgaactttttttcaattctgtgacatcattcactgccatagtaggaaaaatgaaatggtaCTCAAAGATCCCTGGAAATGTTTGTGTtgctaaattcttcaaaatatctcatttgtgtttaccagaactatggtagtggatgatgaaAATGgttaacattcttacaaatatcttactttgtgtttaacagaacaaagacatttctatatgtttgaaacaacccgagagtgagtaaatgataacagaatttgtatttttgggtgaactatccctttaagatttgtGCTCACGGAAATGACTAAAGTAGTCAAACCTGTTTATTAGGGTGTCCCAATACTTTTGTCCATATtgctcatttattttcagagtACTCATAACGGCATGTAGAAATGCTATCATCCAGCCCCAGTCCTGTGCATTAAACTATCAAGAAGAATCAGTCCATGTGGGAGTTATATATAGATCCTACCCTTAATATATTCTTCTAGTTATAAAGCACAACCCTAGCAACACCAAGCTCGTGGGTTCCCTGGTCCCGGAGAATGCAAATGCCCATTTAATGCAAAGACTAAATGTTATGtgagtcactttgaataaaagcagcTACTGAACGCGTTCATGTAAATGCGGGTCAGACCTGAACCACTTCAGTGGTGACCTCTTGTTTGCTGAACCTGTAGACGATGACGTGAGCCGAGACTCCAGCCACACAGAGCACTCGGCTCTCCGGACACCAGGACAGGATCTGGATGGCGAACGGATCTTCGTCTACAATCTCAGTGCTGGATTTCTCTTCTTTAGCGCGGGGTTTCTCGAACACCTTCAGTGTCTTTAGTTTATACAGCACCTGCAACATTACTGACCACACCGCAGAGACCTTATTATTTAATCCATTATCAAATTATCTTtattgattgatattacttttTATCTGATCAATCACAGCAGGCCCGGGAGGAATTGTGCATGGGTCTGATTGCTGTTTTTGTCAAGCTgaaagatttatatatataaaaactgacTGTATGTGTGAGAGAAACTTACATGCCGACGCGTCCCAAAACTTGACTGATCCATCAGCATGTCTGTTATTTTCAAAAGACAGAAGAACAACAGTCCTGAATTGAGGGGTCACTTTCCTCTCCAGCGCAATTATTGAATGTTAAAGGTCTTCTCGCTCCAGCAGAGAGTTTGGGATCACTTACCCAGTGATGATAATCTCTGGGTAACTTAGTGTTCCCTGGCACCAGTTACCTCCATTAATAGGCCATTCCTATACAAATAAGTTTAAGGATCAATTTCGTCACAAACCCCCAAAAAATCCTATTTATCTGTCCACATGAGAGGCCCTAAGCATCACCTTCTTACTAAAGCCCTGCCTCGTCTGTCTGGAGCCCACTGAGTAAAGTGCAGGGATGAGATCAGCTGGACAGTCCACAATATATTCACAGCAGGTCACCGGAGACTCGTGGATGGACAGAGGATATGGATTCTCAAAGATGGGATACCTGATCGGAGAGCTGGTGATTAAACATCAGTGTGTGGACGAGAGAGAAATAACTGCTGTGCATCACGCCGGGTGTTTACTCACCCGATTTGTGCAAGATCAATAACTACTAAATCCTTCTCCAGTAGGACGACAACAGCATAAGGCTCCTGGAAATCTGCGTGAACACATTATTTTAGAAAAgattattgattttattattaaatactaCTACTTTTATTACTATTGATTTTAGATTTGATTATTGATTCATCTATTTTAGAATACAAAGAGAGTCTATGCAACGTGTTCGAGACTTCGTTCAGGCtggattattatttttagatgaTTCTGGCTAAACAGGACCATAATGAAGAGGGCGATGATCTGAATGCACTTGTATCTGGGCAGTTAAGAatatattgaacattttgtgCTGCTTCATGACTTGCAGTCATATGAAAGTAACCACATGTTTACAGCGAGTCACCGCTCTCATCACACAAGTTTTTTATGTTGCATTGCGTAacgtgtttacataaaaaatgttgcaaaaatGTTATCCATCATTACTTCTTGTGCGTACCCTTACATTTTGTGGCATCTATCATGCTTGACACCGTATTAAATATAAAGGTTATGGGAAAGGGGTCGGGGTTACAGGAGGGTCAGTGACTTGCCATTTGGATATGGGGTTTCACACAGAGTGAGGAAATCTACTATAGGATAGTCCATCTCCAGCACTGCAGTGCTCTTGCCATGCATCACGGTCAGACAGGCTCGTCTACCCACTGTATCATATGACAAACCTCCGCTCAGTATCATGAAAGGGTCCctgacaaaacaaatgaagaaatcTCAATGTTCCATGATGCAGGAGGAAGCAAAAGGATTTAACATCAGCATTTCTTTCAGTGATTACACATGAAACTGAACTTCAGGAACTCGAGAAGCTTTACATTGTAGGTATGTCGATCATGCGTAATACATCACGTTACACCTGTCAAAtccataaaacataaacaattgtGCAAGACGGTCTCCATCAGTCTGAAGTGAATGCATCATGCTGAATCTCACCCTGCTCTGGTGGTTTTGTACTCCACTTTCAGGATGGGTTTACACGGTTCGGGCTTCTTTCCATCCTTGGCTTGTTTACCTGGgagtaaatattacaattaaacGTATACATTTTAGCAAGtgcttttacccaaagcaaCATAAGTGAAAATGTTCTTCTTTGATGTTAAACAAGATTATGAATTCAAGATTATGAATTTTTGTGTATAATGACTTGATTTAGCGGCCAGTACCGACTCCATTATTGCATAATCTTGTTTTGTGCTGCGTCTGGCGCAGAACTCACGCCCTTCACCTTGAAGGTCTTATATTTGCACTTTTGGAACAGGGTTTGTTGTGCAGAAGCTTACCATGCGGTGTAATGATCTGAGCTGCCTTGGCAGGAGCGCGCACGTTCCATGTGGTAAGCGTGCCATCTGAGTGACTGCACACAAACTGTTTCCCCTCATGGTGCCAGGCCACAGAGTGGATCGCCTACAGGCCGACCAAAGGAGAAGTGATGAAACGCAAAGAAAGCAGGTCATGTGAACTACGACGCAGCAAAAAATGAGTCTTGAAGTTCTGAATAAATCAGCTCTTTTTCCTCTCAAGCTCTTAGACAAGAAGTCAATATATGCTGAGCTttcataagaaataaatatCTCAATCCCACCGCACATAAGGTCTCTGATAACTCTTCAAAATCTATCGGCCACCGTGTATATTAGTTCAGTTTTAAATACTATTGTGTACGTGTTGTTAAGATGCACACAGTTTAAAGTTTCTGTTCGTACTTGCTCTCGATACAACACGTTTGTACACAATAAATATGATTGATCAGATGCATTTCTTTACCAGTTTTACTATGAAATACAAGGCCTCACCTCATCATAGTTGTAGCGATAATCAGCCTTCTTTGATTTCAAGTCCCACAGCACAACTATGCCACACTCAAAACCAATTAAAAGCTGTGAAAGAAACGCAACATGATGTGATCTGAACAATCAGAATTATGTTTATTCTCTGGGAAAATGCCTTCGTACTTTTCCTTCATCCATGGGGTTATCGCTGATGTGAACTACAGGTCCAGGGTGCGTCTTCGAGGACCTGTTGAAGAAAACCCAGAGCTCTTATCCGTCTCTTTATTGTGAGAAAATGTGCCAACAccttttaacaatattttataaaaatatttttaagtccCATTGCTTGCTGGTTTGGGTACAGCAAAAACCATTGATGTGAGTTTCATGAACCATCTCCAGGCTTCCCTGACAGCAGAAATGATTCTGCCATGATGGAACAAGTGGATCTAGGGACAAATAGACGATGGCCGTCCCTAAAGTCCCGTTCACATTGCCTATGACTGTCGCCGGTCCCTTTTTTATTACAGTGCTGGGAGGCGAAGTAACAGAAATGAACGACACTGCTGCTAGATGTCAATATGGAATGACATCACATCAGTTTCATGCCTTAATAAATCGTATATAACTTGTGAAATGATCAATCACGTTTCACAGCACATTAAAAgatgagagagggagaggggagGACAGAAACGTGAAGAGAGATAATTGTTGCTGTGTCTAGACAGACTCAGACACTCACAGTTCGATGGCTTTGTTCCACATGATCACGTAGCCTGAGAGGGTGAAGGACTCCACATTGACAATGTGAATGTTCCCTCTTTCTGTGCCCACGTACAGCCATTTACTCTGAAAGGGCAAATGGCAAAACGTGATCCTGTCAAAACACAACGAGAGAACCAAAGTGAGATATTTATGGCCATTATCTCATGAAATGGTGAACATTGAGACTGATTTGTGCTTCAGGGTGCTCTGAGGATGAAACGGCAATAACATCATAGTGAAATCTGCCAAAATGAATGAGTCATAGTTGATAAATCACCCAATATAACATTGGTGACAGCACTGCATTACTTCTGTTGTGCAACAACCATAACAAGTATCAGATGATCTGAGGACACccaagaaaaatataaaataaaatctttaccAAAGTTTAGAAACACAGTTTGTCAATGGAGAGCGATCAGAATTGTGAAAAGTAGCTGTTGGAAACCAGTTTTAGAAATATTTTGATTACGGAGGACTTCTGAAgtgtatttttacagttgtaTTTTATGAAAGGCTGGAAAGTTGTTTATAAGAAAGAATAAATTGATATTTGGCTACTGCTTAATGTGAgttaaaggcagggtgggtCATCCTGTAGAGATagtttttgtcatgttggttgaAAATCTCTttatagtggtcaaataatattttataattatatatcgtctgtgaaaggcATAGGAACAAAAGACATtcgcccaatcaaaacgttctggcctaaggctgtgactggtcatgtgtacattttcagccaatgtattttgcatcccactgcgcaccctgttcacgcagacaAATTGTGCAGGTACGCTCAGATCcgctgtgtcaatgtagggagaatggtGAACAATCAGCAACAATCTTGCGGAAGCGCcaacaagtaaatctacaaaactAAAGTCAGTTTTTGGCAAATAAGTGACGAAAAATCAtctggatcatgaaagaggaaaaactaAAATGGTTTCAGTTTTTACACGAGGAAGACAACTACGGCAGGCAAAGTGTCTGAAAGACAATACCACGGTTGCTCTctcttttggacaggtatgtacatgcttcgagaagaattaaatcaatttagtttataatttgttatgtggatttacaaaatacattcatttgtttGGAGGAGGTGTATCTTTGGACGGCGATCGCATAGcgggtgggattataatttcagtgctagcaggcttAAGATATCACCTTTTCAAATCAATCCCCCACCTTTAACACAAAAGTCACTTTGGGCAAAGTTATTACAGGTAATTGCACTTGAATTaaattttctttgttctctgAATAATCAAAATAAAGCCTCTTTTATAAAGAttaaatctgaatacattttgacTTCATGTTGACCATCTATTTCCATTTTTAGGCAGAAAACATCTTAAGACATCTTCAGAGTATACTCACCTTTCTCTGCTAAATTTAAGCGAGTGGAGAATGGCTGGTAGCTTTTGCCGCAGATTCCATAAATGAATACTGTCATCTGCCAAAGCACTAACCAGCGCTCcctatcaaataaaaacatccaaaatcatttcaaatgtacAGCCTAATTCACAACACACTAAACAATAGttgaataattgaataaaatcaCAGATGCTCAAGGAAAAACTCACTTCATTGACAAGAAACCCCAGCTGGATGACGGCCGATCCGCTCTCATGCTGACAGTAACACTCCACTCCTGCTCGGCCAAATCTGTGTACAGCTCAGTTCAGGTCTATACATCCTATAGTGGACTAATTATTGAAATAACGgcattaaaatgttcatttgtgGAACTTAAAGACTGTGCCcagttcatctaaaaatgaacGTATAAATCTTGAACAAAGCTCATCCTTTCAGCTATCCATAAATGACTCAGAATAAAGAGGGTAAACTGACAAAGCGAGGCACTAAAGGGAATCTGTGTTCCCAGAGGCCTGTGCGCCGCCACATCAACAAGGGCTTGGTCCATTGACTTAACTAAAAGGATTACCCAAAATCCCTTAGCAGCGTCTTGTCAAATCTGCAGTGCAAATGTTCCTATAAAGCCGATACAACACTGAAGCAATGTTCTTAAATGATTCACCACAAGAACAGGAGTCGTCTGTTCATGAACTGGACTTCATGGCACGCACAGAATAGTACTGTACAACACGTTTTAAGCACATTTTATTCAGAGAGCAAACTGCCAGCTTGAGGATAATACAATTGTGTTTTGCTGTAGATAGAGTAACAATAGCGCACTGCCACTCAAAAAAACTGTGCAGTAAACACTGGGCTTTCTCCACCGCACTGAATCAGCGGTTTCCTGCGACAGCACACTCATTTCCTCTGATGTGACTTATAACTGTGAAAAGACATACAAGACCCGAGTTCTCGGCGTACTAGCTTTTGTGATCCGCCTGTAATTTACTAACTCTGTTGCTTAGTCTAACACAGGAAGCGGATGAGGTCATTTATCTCTGCTAAACAGATCAATTATGGTAAAGAGCGATGGCAGGACTGCACAGGAAAAGAGCCGTTTAACTCATGATGAGTTCACCTTTCTGATGAAACAATAAAACGGTATGTGAACAAGAAAATGGCAGAACGCAAACGTGGAAAAAAATCTGGAGTCCAACCGACGTTTACTACTTTCTTGCATTACTTCTCTACGGTTTATAAACAAGTAACAAAAgctaacatttagtcattttagaGTAGCATTGTACTGGAAATGCAACAATATGGAAATATTGCACATCACTATGCCcgatatgtgtttttattatggcATATTGCAATTCAAATATGTTAAATGTGGCCTAGAGGAGCAGGCTGATGAAATGCTTTGAGATAAACTGCTTCCAACATCGACAAACTTAGAACaatattgcaaaataataatCAGAGTTTCCGC
The sequence above is drawn from the Triplophysa dalaica isolate WHDGS20190420 chromosome 15, ASM1584641v1, whole genome shotgun sequence genome and encodes:
- the stxbp5b gene encoding syntaxin-binding protein 5 isoform X3, which encodes MKKFNIRKVLDGLTAASSSSSAAAASSQTGNRENDMVQETMQSEHFQLCKTIRHGFPYQPSSMAFDPVQKILAIGTQNGALRLFGRAGVECYCQHESGSAVIQLGFLVNEGALVSALADDSIHLWNLRQKLPAILHSLKFSRERITFCHLPFQSKWLYVGTERGNIHIVNVESFTLSGYVIMWNKAIELSSKTHPGPVVHISDNPMDEGKLLIGFECGIVVLWDLKSKKADYRYNYDEAIHSVAWHHEGKQFVCSHSDGTLTTWNVRAPAKAAQIITPHGKQAKDGKKPEPCKPILKVEYKTTRAGDPFMILSGGLSYDTVGRRACLTVMHGKSTAVLEMDYPIVDFLTLCETPYPNDFQEPYAVVVLLEKDLVVIDLAQIGYPIFENPYPLSIHESPVTCCEYIVDCPADLIPALYSVGSRQTRQGFSKKEWPINGGNWCQGTLSYPEIIITGHADGSVKFWDASALMLQVLYKLKTLKVFEKPRAKEEKSSTEIVDEDPFAIQILSWCPESRVLCVAGVSAHVIVYRFSKQEVTTEVVQLLEMRMQCELNDVESPEGPGEQSTVSTPGTSSSPQSSLPQSHPSTSSNNSSDGLRDNVPCLKVRSSPLKQSPGYQVELVIQLVWVSGEPPQPITSLSINSAYGLVVFGNGYGLAVVDYIQKTLLLNVSMAELYSPSDPHQRQPHSPRKARQPSAGLCDGNEGPAAPEERCKSPTSAKISRKISMIADQKDDARDNSFSRSRSSSVTSIDRESREVISSFYFCDSLSKKSELVAVPSLWVGTSLGSMLAIALAVPYAPEQRMQQSVGISFCGLVARLKGGILRMVQLDSSGILMPHVYEPWNDPNAPDEEKEGQRRRWPTSPLSSQENQDCQYAVVCSEKQAKVVALPSQNCIYKHNITESSFVLRADVVTVSAGLCIACFCANGHIMTLSLPSLRPLLDVNYLPLTDMRIARTFCFSNQGQALYLTSPTEIQRITYSQETCDNLQEMLGELFTPVETPEAPNRGFFKGLFGGGAQSLDREDLFGETTAGKASRSLAQHIPGPGGMEGMKGAASGVVGELARARIALDERGQKLGELEERTAGMMSSADSFSKHAHDIMLKYKDKKWYQL
- the stxbp5b gene encoding syntaxin-binding protein 5 isoform X2, with product MKKFNIRKVLDGLTAASSSSSAAAASSQTGNRENDMVQETMQSEHFQLCKTIRHGFPYQPSSMAFDPVQKILAIGTQNGALRLFGRAGVECYCQHESGSAVIQLGFLVNEGALVSALADDSIHLWNLRQKLPAILHSLKFSRERITFCHLPFQSKWLYVGTERGNIHIVNVESFTLSGYVIMWNKAIELSSKTHPGPVVHISDNPMDEGKLLIGFECGIVVLWDLKSKKADYRYNYDEAIHSVAWHHEGKQFVCSHSDGTLTTWNVRAPAKAAQIITPHGKQAKDGKKPEPCKPILKVEYKTTRAGDPFMILSGGLSYDTVGRRACLTVMHGKSTAVLEMDYPIVDFLTLCETPYPNDFQEPYAVVVLLEKDLVVIDLAQIGYPIFENPYPLSIHESPVTCCEYIVDCPADLIPALYSVGSRQTRQGFSKKEWPINGGNWCQGTLSYPEIIITGHADGSVKFWDASALMLQVLYKLKTLKVFEKPRAKEEKSSTEIVDEDPFAIQILSWCPESRVLCVAGVSAHVIVYRFSKQEVTTEVVQLLEMRMQCELNDVESPEGPGEQSTVSTPGTSSSPQSSLPQSHPSTSSNNSSDGLRDNVPCLKVRSSPLKQSPGYQVELVIQLVWVSGEPPQPITSLSINSAYGLVVFGNGYGLAVVDYIQKTLLLNVSMAELYSPSDPHQRQPHSPRKARQPSAGLCDGNEGPAAPEERCKSPTSVMSKSRLISKSVANDFAKISRKISMIADQKDDARDNSFSRSRSSSVTSIDRESREVISSFYFCDSLSKKSELVAVPSLWVGTSLGSMLAIALAVPYAPEQRMQQSVGISFCGLVARLKGGILRMVQLDSSGILMPHVYEPWNDPNAPDEEKEGQRRRWPTSPLSSQENQDCQYAVVCSEKQAKVVALPSQNCIYKHNITESSFVLRADVVTVSAGLCIACFCANGHIMTLSLPSLRPLLDVNYLPLTDMRIARTFCFSNQGQALYLTSPTEIQRITYSQETCDNLQEMLGELFTPVETPEAPNRGFFKGLFGGGAQSLDREDLFGETTAGKASRSLAQHIPGPGGMEGMKGAASGVVGELARARIALDERGQKLGELEERTAGMMSSADSFSKHAHDIMLKYKDKKWYQL
- the stxbp5b gene encoding syntaxin-binding protein 5 isoform X1, whose product is MKKFNIRKVLDGLTAASSSSSAAAASSQTGNRENDMVQETMQSEHFQLCKTIRHGFPYQPSSMAFDPVQKILAIGTQNGALRLFGRAGVECYCQHESGSAVIQLGFLVNEGALVSALADDSIHLWNLRQKLPAILHSLKFSRERITFCHLPFQSKWLYVGTERGNIHIVNVESFTLSGYVIMWNKAIELSSKTHPGPVVHISDNPMDEGKLLIGFECGIVVLWDLKSKKADYRYNYDEAIHSVAWHHEGKQFVCSHSDGTLTTWNVRAPAKAAQIITPHGKQAKDGKKPEPCKPILKVEYKTTRAGDPFMILSGGLSYDTVGRRACLTVMHGKSTAVLEMDYPIVDFLTLCETPYPNDFQEPYAVVVLLEKDLVVIDLAQIGYPIFENPYPLSIHESPVTCCEYIVDCPADLIPALYSVGSRQTRQGFSKKEWPINGGNWCQGTLSYPEIIITGHADGSVKFWDASALMLQVLYKLKTLKVFEKPRAKEEKSSTEIVDEDPFAIQILSWCPESRVLCVAGVSAHVIVYRFSKQEVTTEVVQLLEMRMQCELNDVESPEGPGEQSTVSTPGTSSSPQSSLPQSHPSTSSNNSSDGLRDNVPCLKVRSSPLKQSPGYQVELVIQLVWVSGEPPQPITSLSINSAYGLVVFGNGYGLAVVDYIQKTLLLNVSMAELYSPSDPHQRQPHSPRKARQPSAGLCDGNEGPAAPEERCKSPTSGSGSPCNSDEDTKQKFITKVMSKSRLISKSVANDFAKISRKISMIADQKDDARDNSFSRSRSSSVTSIDRESREVISSFYFCDSLSKKSELVAVPSLWVGTSLGSMLAIALAVPYAPEQRMQQSVGISFCGLVARLKGGILRMVQLDSSGILMPHVYEPWNDPNAPDEEKEGQRRRWPTSPLSSQENQDCQYAVVCSEKQAKVVALPSQNCIYKHNITESSFVLRADVVTVSAGLCIACFCANGHIMTLSLPSLRPLLDVNYLPLTDMRIARTFCFSNQGQALYLTSPTEIQRITYSQETCDNLQEMLGELFTPVETPEAPNRGFFKGLFGGGAQSLDREDLFGETTAGKASRSLAQHIPGPGGMEGMKGAASGVVGELARARIALDERGQKLGELEERTAGMMSSADSFSKHAHDIMLKYKDKKWYQL
- the stxbp5b gene encoding syntaxin-binding protein 5 isoform X4, producing the protein MKKFNIRKVLDGLTAASSSSSAAAASSQTGNRENDMVQETMQSEHFQLCKTIRHGFPYQPSSMAFDPVQKILAIGTQNGALRLFGRAGVECYCQHESGSAVIQLGFLVNEGALVSALADDSIHLWNLRQKLPAILHSLKFSRERITFCHLPFQSKWLYVGTERGNIHIVNVESFTLSGYVIMWNKAIELSSKTHPGPVVHISDNPMDEGKLLIGFECGIVVLWDLKSKKADYRYNYDEAIHSVAWHHEGKQFVCSHSDGTLTTWNVRAPAKAAQIITPHGKQAKDGKKPEPCKPILKVEYKTTRAGDPFMILSGGLSYDTVGRRACLTVMHGKSTAVLEMDYPIVDFLTLCETPYPNDFQEPYAVVVLLEKDLVVIDLAQIGYPIFENPYPLSIHESPVTCCEYIVDCPADLIPALYSVGSRQTRQGFSKKEWPINGGNWCQGTLSYPEIIITGHADGSVKFWDASALMLQVLYKLKTLKVFEKPRAKEEKSSTEIVDEDPFAIQILSWCPESRVLCVAGVSAHVIVYRFSKQEVTTEVVQLLEMRMQCELNDVESPEGPGEQSTVSTPGTSSSPQSSLPQSHPSTSSNNSSDGLRDNVPCLKVRSSPLKQSPGYQVELVIQLVWVSGEPPQPITSLSINSAYGLVVFGNGYGLAVVDYIQKTLLLNVSMAELYSPSDPHQRQPHSPRKARQPSAGLCDGNEGPAAPEERCKSPTSDARDNSFSRSRSSSVTSIDRESREVISSFYFCDSLSKKSELVAVPSLWVGTSLGSMLAIALAVPYAPEQRMQQSVGISFCGLVARLKGGILRMVQLDSSGILMPHVYEPWNDPNAPDEEKEGQRRRWPTSPLSSQENQDCQYAVVCSEKQAKVVALPSQNCIYKHNITESSFVLRADVVTVSAGLCIACFCANGHIMTLSLPSLRPLLDVNYLPLTDMRIARTFCFSNQGQALYLTSPTEIQRITYSQETCDNLQEMLGELFTPVETPEAPNRGFFKGLFGGGAQSLDREDLFGETTAGKASRSLAQHIPGPGGMEGMKGAASGVVGELARARIALDERGQKLGELEERTAGMMSSADSFSKHAHDIMLKYKDKKWYQL